Within the Rhinoraja longicauda isolate Sanriku21f chromosome 38, sRhiLon1.1, whole genome shotgun sequence genome, the region gggcagggtggggattCTAGATTATGGAACCAGGACATTTTAAGGCACAGCCTCCAACAGTGGACTAAAGGTAAGGGGAACAGAAGGAGCTACATCAACTCAGCTCACTGACTCTTGCTGGATGGAGACTCGAGGCACATCTGCCCAAACAGGAGGCACCATGCAGGACCAAGGGGAAAACATCTGTGCAACAAGCAGTTGGACCCGAGACTTGGGAACGTTGAACAACTTGCCAAGAgtcatagacaatagctgcaggagtaggccattcggcccttcgagccagcaccaccattcaatgtgatcatggctgatcattctcacagtaccccgttcctgcctcctccccataccccccgactccgctatccttaagagctctatctagctctctcttgaatgcattcagagaattggcctccactgccttctgaggcagagaattccacagattcacaactctctgactgaaaaagtttttcctcatctccgtttgaaatggcctaccccttattcttaaactgtggcccctggttctggactcccccaacattggagcatggaaaccggagcttcggcccaacttgcccgcgccgacctacatgtcccatctacacttactATGAGTTCCACGTCTTCCTTCTTGATGATCACTTTTGCCAGCTCCTTCTCCCTGCAGATCAAGGAGGGAACAATCATTGGCGGTTCCTCAGCAGCTCGTTAAGCTTTCCTGCCACAGCGAGCTTTGACCCGCAGTCACGACCCGAGCTATGGGGGAGGCGGAggtggagcggggagggagagacTGGGAACAGTGGCCATGGGGAGAGGGAAGCGGCGGCTACATGCTGGGGTGCTTGGAATGCACCAGGGAGTGTGGGGTGTGCAGGTGAGATGGAATGAGTTCAAGGTCAGGGTCACAATAAGCTGCAGTAGTTTCACCGACAGCGAAGTGGAGGAAATGTACGGATTCAGAAGAAGCCAGAGGAtgggaatctatggaattcattgccacagaaggctgtggaggccaagtcaatggatatttttatggtagagatagattcttgattagtacgggtgtcgggggggaagaaggcaggagaatggggtttggagggagagttcGATCAGTCACATTTGCATTgtcgagtagactcgatgagccgaatggcctaattctgatcctaacaAAAAAGAACTAACTGCAAATCAgagggattgaatggcagaagtcTAAAGTGAGGATAAAGAATCTTGGAGTTAGAAGTAATACAGCTGGGGAGAGACAGATGCACAATGCCAACAGCACAATgtccagcaggtagagctgctgcctcacagtgccagagaccgggctcATTCCTGACCTCGCATGCCATCTGTgcagaatttgcacgttctccctgtgaccacgtgggtttcttccgggtgctccggcttcctcccacatcgcccgggcgtgcaggtttgtgggttaatcgcccctggtgggcagggagtggatgtgaaagtgggattcttttttagatttagaaatacagtgcagaaacaggcccttcggcccaccgggtccgcgccgcccagcgatccccgcacattaacactatcctacacacactagggacaatttttttttacatttgcccagccaattaacctacatacctgtacgtctttggagtgtgggaggaaaccgaagatctcggagtaaacccacgcaggtcgcggggagaacgtacaaactccacacagacggcgcccgtagtcaggatcgaacccgagtctccggtactgcattcgctgtaaggcagcaactctaccgctgcgccaccgtgctggtatctcagcgggtcaggcagcacctctggagataaggaataggtgacccttccgATGTGGACgctggtggggcaaagggcctgtttccatgtggtgtcTTTAAACTGAAGCACCATGCTGTTTTTGTTTGAAGCAGTGGGCCATGTGAGGGCAGAATGGTGAGGGGTGGGGACCTGGTGCCTGGGACAGGGTTGAAGAACACAGAGGGTGCACTCTGGGAATGGTGTCCAAGCTAGGACCTGCATTCTGTTGCCCTTTCCGCGCGAGCCTGTGATCAGTGTGAGTTGCCGGCGCACAAGTCGGGCTCAACCAGAGATGCCCACCTTTCCTGTTTGGCTTTCTGTTCCCGGGATCTCCTGTCTCCAATCACGGACATTGcctggggagagagaaaaaaacaaacaGATCATAACCTGCAATCAGTGAATCAAAATAAGGCCCACATCCCACCGGGCTGTCACAGGTTCagtacttcccctcccctcaccctgtcCCAAACCCATCACTTTACCCAAGAGAGGCAcggggagggggatggaaaggGGAGCAAAAGCaggagagaagggggtggaggtgagggagggggcagggagaaagagaagggaagaggtggtgggggagagggagggatggaataatgaagggagtgagagagggagacagagagaggaggggatgagtgagagtgagtgaggggagatgagggagttggaatgtgagggagagaggatgagtgagtgggggagggagtggggtgtgtaggaggagggagtgagtgaagAGGATGAGCGAAGTGAGtgtgaagggggagtgaggggacattagggagtgagtggggagggagtgagagggtgtgaggttgactgagtgggagagtgggtgaagattgagtggggagggagtgggacatgagggagagggaaggggcagTGAAGGAGCGAGGGGAGTAGTGAGGGGGAAGAACGATGAGGGAAATGAgtgggatggggtgagggtgaATGAGTGGAGAGTGAGTGAAGATGGAGGAGtagtgagggaggaggagtgagggagtgtgaagatggagggggagtgagtgggacatgagggtgagggagtgagtgaagaTGGAGGGGGTAGTGAcggagtgagtggggaggagtgagggagtgagtgagtgaagatggagggggagtgagtgagtggccatgagtgtgtaagtgtgaggggggagtggacatgagtgtgtgagggagggggggtgaatgaaTGAGCGAGTGCCCGCGGGTGCGAGTgtccgagggggagggagtgagcgggggggggggggtgagggaggagtggacatgagtgtgtgagggagggggggagtgagtgagggagtgtgtgagggaggggaggggggtgaggggacatgagtgagtgagggaggggggtagtgagtggacatgaggggggagtggacatgagtgagggagtgagtgagggggggggtgagggaggggggtagtgagtggacatgaggggggagtggacatgagtgagggagtgagtgaggggggggtgagggagggaggtagtgAGTGGACATGAGGGGGGAGTGGacatgagtgagggagtgagtgagggggggggtgagggaggggagtgagtggacatgagtgagtgagggggggtagtgaggggacatgaggggggagtggacatgagtgagggagtgagtgaggggggggtgagggaggggggtagtgaggggacatgaggggggagtggacatgagtgagggagtgaatgagggggggggtgagggaggggggtagtgaggggacatgaggggggagtggacatgagtgagggagtgagtgagggggggtgagggagtgagtgggggagggggggtgagggagtgagtgagggggggggtgagggaggggggtagtgagtggacatgaggggggagtggacatgagtgagggagtgagtgggggggggtgagggagtgagtggggggggggggtgagggagtgagtgagggggggggggtgagggaggggggtagtgagtggacatgaggggggagtggacatgaggggggagtggacatgagtgagggagtgagtgagggggggtgagggaggggggtagtgaggggacatgaggggggagtggacatgagtgagggagtgagtgaggggggggggggtgagggaggggggtagtgaggggacatgaggggggagtggacatgagtgagggagtgagtgagggggggggggggtgagggaggggggtagtgaggggacaTGAGGGAGTGtgtgcggtgggggggagggtgaatgAATGAGCGAGCGCCGCCGCGCGCGGGACCGACCGTCTCCAGGTCGGAGCTGAGGATCTCCTTCTCCTCGGCATAGTCGGTGACGCGCTCGAGGTCGGCGGCGCCGCTGTCATGTTTGCGCGGCTTCTCCGCCGGCCGCTCCGTCTCCTCATTCTCCAGGTCCAGGTCGCCgtctgcctccgccatcctcgcTGCCTCGCCGCCGGTCGTGACGTCACCGCGCTGGGGGTTCCGGTCACCGCGCCGGGGGTATACGTCACCGCGCTGGGAGCAACGTCATCGCGTCCGCCTCTGCCGATCCTCGCCGCCCCGCCGCCGGGTATACGTCGCCGCGCCGGGGGTATACGTCATCGCGTATACCCCCGGGGGTAtacgaccctgaagaagggtctggacccgaaacgtcacccattccttctctcccgagatgctgcctgacctgctgagttactccagcattttgtgaaaaaacgtCATCGCGTCGGCCTCCACCACTCGCCGCCGGGTTCGCGTCACCGCGCCGGGGGCATACGTCACCGCGCCGGGAGAGGAACGTCACCGCGCAGTAGTTGATACGTCAGCGCGTCCGCCGCCGCGCCTTGCCGCGCCCGCGTCCACGCCAGGTGGCGCTGCGGCCGAGGGCCGGGGTCCATGCGGCCCGTCCCACCCATCCTAGCCCACCCACCACAACAACCTTCCAAGGGCGCCCAGTCCTACCCGATCCCACGCTGCCGGTGCAACCTCcttgttgatgagaatgtggagagaaaataaaaaggattggtgtaaatgtgtaCTTGGTGGTCCAAGTGTGTTGTTGCTGTGCTGAcgatcctgtttctgtgctgtgtctctctaTGATCCTAGAAAAGGCACAATGGTTTTTAAAATGCTCGATGGAGTGCAGCTTTCAAAAAGCAATGGAGTCATGGAGGCATaccttgtggaaacaggcccttccacccaacttgcccatgccaaccaccatgccccatctacacctagggttgccaactgtcatgGGACATGaggaagtgaggggggagtggacaaGAGGGAGTGGACATGAGGgcgtgaggggggagtggacatGAGAGAGTggacaactgtcccgtattagccagcacatcctgtatattgggctaaattggtttgtcccgtattaggccctgggagcgctgtaggaccggacgccgcaggccccgacactgtaggccccgacgctgtaggccccgacgctgtagcccCCGACGCTGTTggtcccaacagtttaggtcctgacactctaggttttcgacattttagctccggacagtctaggtccagaggctcaggcatcgcctaacggaggttgcgtagcaacccggctcgggcggccgccattggtggaacgggagcacgtagCCGTTGGTTGGGTGATGTCTcgtggggtgtggggcggtgacgtcaccttgtcccgtatttgggagtgagatagttggcacccccatctacaccagtcccacctgcctgcatttgacccacatccctctaagcctttcctatccatgtacctgtctaaatgtcttttaaacattgtgaactATGGTTCCTGCCTCCATTTGTCCTCTGGCATTCCATGCAGCctccaccctttgagtaaaaaagttgccgcctagattcctgttaaatcttttcccccatcaccttaaacctatggttcttaattcccctactctaggtaaaagactgtgcatctaccttatctattttcctcatgatcttactcacctctacaagatcgaaggtatcaaaaaatgctggagtaactcagcagctcaggcagaatctaggagacagggaatgggtgacgttttgggtcgagacccttcttcagtctgaagaagggtcttgacccgaaacgtcacccattccctctctcctagatgctgcctgacctgctgagttactccagcattttgtgataccttcgatttgtaccagcattttgtgatgccttcgatttgtaccagcatctgcagttattttcctacacctctataagatcctcctgcactccaacgaatagagtcccagcctgcccaacctctccctgtagcctaggctctctggtcctggcaacatcctcgtaaatcttctctgcactttttccatctTACCAACTGCAGATTCTAGAACTCTGACATAaggcaaaaaaaaagagagaacagcctgaaatgttaacttagattttccttccacaaatatattgcctgatctgctgggaaTCTGCATCAACCTCCAGTTCCCTtgcagtccaattttctttccagaATGATAAATGGGCTTGAAAGGTTAAAGGCTGAAAAATTTGGATTATAGTCAAATCCTGAGGAATGATCTTAACGAGATGATTAAAATTATTGATGGCTTTTACAACACAGAAgcaaataacccccccccccacccccccccccccctgtgtggaatctgtggaattctttgccacagaaggctgtggaggctaagtcagtggatatatttaaggcagagatagatagattcttaattagcacgggtgttaggggtgatgaggagaaggcaggagaatggggttaggagggagagatagatcggccatgattgaatggcagagtagacctgatgggccgattggcctcattctactcctgtcacttatgaacttttgaactcatgacacaaagtgctggagtaaattaacTCTTGTTGTTGTTGACTATTATGTTGGCAGAGTACTAAGTttacatatcgaaggtatttattcacaaaatgctggagtaactcagcagatcaggcagcatctcaggggagaaggaatgggcgacgtttcgggtcgagacccttcttcagactgatgtcaggggggtgggacaaaggaaggatataggtggagacaggaagatagagggagaactgggaagggggaggggaagagagggacagaggaactatctaaagttggagaagtcgatgttcataccgctgggctgcaagctgcccaagcgaaatatgaggtgctgttcctccaatttctggtgggcctcactatggcactggaggaggcccatgacagaaaggtcagactgggaatgggagggggagtcgtgctgcttgctgcaagtaagaattttgacgTTCTGATTTGGGAGATACGACAGTATCGGGAGTATCGAGTTTCGGgagacactcttgactcatgaatccataagtgataggagtcaaATTAGACCATCCACCGCTGTCAGATTAAATTATCTGTGAAGCAAACAGATTTGGGTCGACGCTGTGGAAAAAGGCATGACTTCAATCTGTGTGTTCTGCCTCAGTGCTCGATGCAGCATGTGGAAGAATGTACACAAGTCAGGCAGAAGGGGAGACGttactgcagatgatacaaagctgggtggtagtgtgaactgtgaggaagatgctatgaggttgcagggtgacttggacaggttgtgtgagtgggcggatgcatggcagatgcagtttaatgtggataagtgtgaggttatccactttggtggtaagaataggaaggcagattattatctgaatggtgtcaagttaggaaaaggggacgtacaacgagatctgggtgtcctagtgcatcagtcactgaaaggaaccatgcaggtacagcaggcagtgaagaaagccaatggaatgttggccttcataacaaggggagttgagtatcggagcaaagaggtccttctgcagttgtacagggccctagtgagaccgcacctggagaactgtgtgcagttttggtctcttaatttgaggaaggatattcttgctattgagggcgtgcagcgtaggtttactaggttaattcctggaatggtgggactgtcatatgttgaaagactggagcgactaggcttgtatacactggaatttagaaggatgagaggggatcttatcgaaacatataagattattaagggattggacacgttagaggcaggaaacatgttcccaatgttgggggagtccagaaccaggggccacagtttaagaataaggggtaggccatttagaacagagacaaggaaaaactttttcagtcagagagttgtaaacctgtggaattctctgcctcagaaggcagtggaggccaattctctgaatgcattcaagagagagctagatagagctcttaaggatagcggagtcagggggtatggggagaaggcaggaacgtggtactgattgagaatgatcagccatgatcacattgaatggtgttgctggctcgaagggccgaattgcctcctcctgcacctattggctattgtctattgtcataaatgaacggcctgtcccacttaagcgatattatggcgactgccggtgactaggctgtcgccgacagttcgccgggtgtcgcgggcatgatcgtgaggagtcttccaagaatcgtagtggatcgcaGAGAAATCATTcacagtgaaatttctcggcgacagctggcttgtcgccaggtatcgttgcttattgcgggcgctgcctgtcacatgctgtccccaggtttgctagcttctcttagatgcatttagaagcacataatattaaaataagtaaagtcatttcaagataccataaaatgcttgtgtttaaccaatttatttaccgtcaggacatttgacaggtagattggaggtgacagtttgacggtcaggtaagcgtgggaattttcgcgatgtttatggccatcagcgattacatttaaagtaggctcccaacccagatatgcaacccagaaaccagatatgcatctcccgtacattttcaaagtattcccacactccgcacaaaaatccatttaaccactttttaaattaaacttcttaatactgctattagtaaactggaagtaaatccagtttatgcctcgttacagtgaagcttggttttaagtaacccatacaagatgcatgttatagttcaaaactctcaagtacttaccgacttgtcagtgatttcagcgaaaattaggacgccggagaagcattgacagcgttggAATTTCGTGAtgattccgaagacggtgtaatctcgacctgactcggcattgtcgtgatcattgtcgtcgggtaaaataaaacttcggtgatctgctacgactttgacagtcgccggcagtcgcctaaaagatcgcctaagtgggacaggcccttaagtctgtCAGGAGAAGTTGTAGAAGAGGACCAGACCTTGCTGCTGCCCAGGGAGGAGGGGACGATCACGTGAGGAAGGAATTTTCAACAGAAAGTGTTTGAATGCCTGAAAGGCTTTATAAGAACATCACTAAAGGGCCAatcccagttatgcgatttttaaggcgactgccaccgactgtcaaagtcgtagcagatcgccgacattttcttttacccaacgacaatgaccacgacaatgcgtcAGTAAttgactttttttgtgaaaccagcactaggctaagagattacaccgtctccggaaacatcgcgaaattcccacgcttacctgaccgtcaaactgtcgcctccagtctacttgtcaaatgtcctgacggtaaataaattggttaaacaaaactatcttctggcatCTTCAAGcgcctttacttaatttaatattacgtgcttctaaatgcatctgcgacaaccgagcaaacctggggacagcgtgcgacagacagcgtccgcaataagctaccatacctggcgacaagccagctg harbors:
- the hypk gene encoding huntingtin-interacting protein K; translation: MAEADGDLDLENEETERPAEKPRKHDSGAADLERVTDYAEEKEILSSDLETAMSVIGDRRSREQKAKQEREKELAKVIIKKEDVELIMNEMEITRNAAERSLREHLGNVVEALIALTD